One window of Acropora palmata chromosome 1, jaAcrPala1.3, whole genome shotgun sequence genomic DNA carries:
- the LOC141884550 gene encoding uncharacterized protein LOC141884550: protein MTDVFTKFTCAVPTRDQKATTTAKVLVKEWFLKYGVPLQIHSDQGRNFESEVIADFMGLRRHKLHRITLKEMHRFNKTMHDLLKTLPPAKKRKWPEYLPELLYVYNATPHSSTMYIPHFFMFGREARLPINLLLGEDEEVDENPSNWLATHQARLRDAYQRAGEHLKH from the coding sequence ATGACCGATGTCTTCACAAAGTTCACATGTGCAGTCCCAACAAGAGACCAGAAAGCCACTACAACAGCAAAAGTCCTAGTAAAGGAATGGTTTTTAAAGTATGGAGTTCCCCTCCAAATTCATTCAGACCAAGGAAGAAACTTTGAAAGTGAGGTTATTGCTGACTTTATGGGATTAAGAAGACACAAACTACACCGTATCACCCTCAAGGAAATGCACAGATTCAACAAAACAATGCATGACCTGCTTAAAACTCTCCCACCAGCCAAAAAGCGTAAATGGCCAGAATACTTACCAGAGTTATTGTATGTTTACAATGCGACACCACATTCATCAACAATGTATATTCCTCACTTTTTCATGTTTGGACGAGAAGCTCGCCTTCCAATCAATTTACTCCTGGGTGAAGATGAAGAAGTTGATGAGAACCCGTCCAATTGGCTAGCCACACACCAAGCAAGGCTGAGAGATGCTTACCAAAGAGCAGGAGAGCACCTTAAGCACTAG